A region of Paraburkholderia largidicola DNA encodes the following proteins:
- a CDS encoding 4a-hydroxytetrahydrobiopterin dehydratase gives MIQKLSPEQRTTQVAQLDGWQNVEGRDAIKRQLKFVDFNAAFGFMTRVAIKAQEMDHHPEWFNVYSNVEITLSTHEANGITERDIRLARFIDEIAAGSDLSR, from the coding sequence ATGATCCAGAAACTCTCTCCCGAGCAACGCACGACGCAGGTCGCTCAACTCGACGGCTGGCAAAACGTCGAAGGCCGCGACGCAATCAAACGGCAATTGAAGTTCGTGGACTTCAACGCAGCATTCGGCTTCATGACGCGCGTCGCGATCAAGGCCCAGGAGATGGACCATCATCCGGAATGGTTCAACGTCTACAGCAACGTCGAGATCACGCTATCGACGCACGAAGCAAATGGAATCACCGAGCGCGACATTCGCCTCGCACGTTTTATCGATGAAATTGCGGCGGGAAGTGACTTGAGCCGTTGA
- a CDS encoding response regulator transcription factor, which translates to MRLLLIEDDRPIARGIQSSLEQAGFTVDMVHDGIFAEQALTQNRHELVILDLGLPGIDGMTLLSRFRQSNRHTPVIVLTARDELNDRVQGLNSGADDYMLKPFEPAELEARIRAVMRRSGPHGDMPRPEVSLGGVRLSGVDRRIFNDDKPLELSPREFAVLEMLLLRHGRVVSKAQLQDHLTHFGGDLGDTAIEVYVHRVRKKLENCRVEIVTVRGFGYLLQEIRQAS; encoded by the coding sequence ATGCGACTCCTTCTGATCGAAGACGACCGCCCTATCGCGCGCGGCATCCAAAGCAGTCTCGAACAAGCCGGCTTCACGGTCGACATGGTCCACGACGGCATCTTCGCCGAACAGGCCCTCACACAAAACCGCCATGAGCTCGTGATCCTCGATCTGGGTCTGCCCGGCATCGACGGCATGACGCTGCTCTCGCGTTTCCGTCAGAGCAACCGTCATACGCCCGTGATCGTGCTGACCGCGCGCGACGAACTGAACGACCGCGTGCAAGGCCTCAACTCCGGCGCCGACGACTACATGCTGAAGCCGTTCGAACCCGCGGAACTCGAAGCGCGTATTCGCGCCGTGATGCGCCGCAGCGGACCTCATGGCGACATGCCGCGTCCGGAAGTGTCGCTGGGTGGCGTGCGTCTGTCGGGTGTGGATCGCCGCATCTTCAACGACGACAAGCCGCTCGAACTGTCGCCGCGCGAATTCGCGGTGCTGGAAATGCTGTTGCTGCGCCATGGCCGCGTGGTCAGCAAGGCGCAACTGCAGGATCACCTGACGCACTTCGGCGGCGATCTCGGCGACACCGCGATCGAAGTCTATGTGCACCGGGTGCGCAAAAAGCTCGAAAACTGCCGCGTCGAAATCGTCACGGTGCGCGGCTTCGGCTATCTGCTCCAGGAAATCCGCCAGGCGTCATAA
- a CDS encoding MOSC domain-containing protein, producing the protein MTVVDHRASTVDAVLTGKIAPLDGDLPGKTSAIGKTPVDGRVWLGETGLEGDQQAELKHHGGPEKALHHYPFDHYATWRSEWQAGTSGLSTLDGCGAFGENLSTRGLTEADVCVGDVYRIGGAIVQVSQPRQPCWKLNLRFARADMSRAVQNTRRTGWYYRVLEAGEVGAGDSIERLARPHAQWSVERLLRVLYVDRDDRQALEAMAQLDTLTPSWRKTAMKRLESGEVESWSKRLDTPHSQS; encoded by the coding sequence ATGACCGTCGTGGATCACCGCGCTTCTACCGTCGATGCCGTGCTGACCGGCAAGATCGCCCCGTTGGACGGTGACCTGCCGGGCAAGACGAGTGCGATCGGCAAGACGCCTGTCGATGGCCGTGTGTGGCTGGGCGAAACAGGCCTCGAAGGTGATCAGCAGGCCGAACTCAAGCATCACGGCGGCCCGGAAAAAGCGCTGCATCACTATCCGTTCGACCACTACGCAACCTGGCGCAGCGAATGGCAGGCGGGCACCTCCGGTCTGTCGACGCTCGACGGATGCGGTGCATTCGGCGAAAACCTCAGCACGCGCGGCCTGACGGAAGCGGATGTTTGCGTCGGCGACGTGTACCGGATCGGCGGGGCGATCGTTCAGGTATCGCAGCCTCGCCAGCCGTGCTGGAAACTGAACCTGCGGTTCGCGCGCGCCGACATGTCGCGCGCCGTGCAGAACACGCGCCGCACGGGCTGGTATTACCGCGTGCTCGAAGCGGGCGAAGTCGGCGCAGGCGATTCAATCGAGCGGCTCGCGCGTCCTCACGCGCAGTGGAGCGTCGAGCGCCTGTTGCGCGTGCTCTATGTCGATCGCGACGACCGGCAGGCGCTGGAGGCGATGGCACAGCTCGACACGTTGACGCCATCGTGGCGCAAGACCGCGATGAAGCGCCTCGAAAGCGGCGAAGTCGAATCGTGGTCGAAGCGCCTCGATACGCCTCACAGTCAAAGCTGA
- a CDS encoding SET domain-containing protein translates to MSSRRIAVRQSGVHGKGVFALEPIAAGERLIEYKGQRISWKEALRRHPHNPDEPNHTFYFALDSGDVIDGKVKGNSARWINHSCAPNCEAEEIDGHVFIDALRDIDAGEELFYDYGLVIDARQTKKLKKEYECRCGARKCRGTMLAAPDKKDEKKAKKKK, encoded by the coding sequence ATGAGTTCACGCAGGATCGCTGTGCGTCAATCGGGCGTGCACGGCAAAGGCGTGTTTGCACTCGAACCGATCGCAGCCGGCGAGCGGTTGATCGAATACAAGGGCCAACGGATTTCCTGGAAGGAAGCGCTGCGGCGGCATCCTCACAATCCGGACGAACCGAATCACACGTTCTACTTCGCACTCGATAGCGGCGACGTGATCGACGGCAAGGTGAAGGGCAACAGCGCACGCTGGATCAACCACTCGTGCGCGCCGAACTGCGAAGCGGAAGAGATCGACGGCCACGTATTTATCGACGCGTTGCGTGATATCGACGCGGGCGAAGAGCTGTTCTACGACTACGGGCTCGTGATCGACGCGCGTCAGACGAAGAAGCTGAAGAAGGAATACGAGTGCCGTTGCGGCGCGCGCAAGTGCCGCGGCACGATGCTCGCCGCACCGGACAAGAAGGACGAGAAGAAAGCGAAGAAGAAAAAGTGA
- the phhA gene encoding phenylalanine 4-monooxygenase — MSVPNTAKLKEQFDAGLETRADFTIDQPTHRYGAVDHAVWKQLYTRQTALLKGRVCDAFLEGVERLNLSPERVPSFEAINEQLMPATGWQIVAVPGLVPDQVFFEHLANRRFPVTWWMRRPDQLDYLQEPDCFHDLYGHVPLLINPVFADYMHAYGRAALAANDANALPLLARLYWYTVEFGLIRDEASPNGVKIYGAGIVSSKGETLYSLQSDAPNRIGFDLERVMQTQYRIDTFQKTYFMIDDFSQLFDVARTDFAPLLARLTHAAPFPAGVVLSTDTVITRGTGEGWETDGDI, encoded by the coding sequence ATGTCAGTCCCGAACACCGCGAAGCTCAAGGAGCAATTCGACGCCGGCCTCGAAACCCGTGCCGACTTCACCATCGACCAGCCGACGCATCGCTACGGCGCCGTCGATCACGCGGTGTGGAAGCAGCTCTATACGCGGCAGACGGCGCTGCTCAAAGGGCGCGTGTGCGACGCGTTTCTGGAAGGCGTCGAACGGCTGAATCTGTCGCCGGAACGCGTGCCTTCGTTCGAAGCGATCAACGAACAGCTAATGCCCGCCACTGGCTGGCAGATCGTTGCCGTGCCTGGTCTCGTGCCGGATCAGGTGTTCTTCGAGCATCTGGCGAACCGCCGCTTTCCCGTGACGTGGTGGATGCGCCGCCCGGACCAGCTCGACTATCTGCAGGAGCCTGACTGCTTCCACGATCTGTACGGCCACGTGCCGCTGCTGATCAACCCCGTGTTCGCCGACTACATGCACGCGTATGGCCGCGCGGCCCTCGCTGCGAACGACGCGAATGCGCTGCCGCTGCTCGCGCGCCTGTATTGGTACACAGTCGAGTTTGGCCTGATCCGCGATGAAGCAAGTCCGAATGGCGTGAAAATCTACGGAGCGGGCATCGTGTCGAGCAAAGGCGAAACGCTCTACAGCCTGCAAAGCGACGCGCCCAATCGCATCGGGTTCGATCTCGAACGCGTGATGCAGACGCAGTACCGGATCGACACGTTTCAGAAGACCTACTTCATGATCGACGATTTCTCGCAACTGTTCGACGTCGCGCGTACCGATTTCGCGCCGCTGCTGGCCAGGCTCACGCATGCGGCACCGTTCCCGGCAGGCGTAGTACTCAGCACCGACACCGTCATCACGCGTGGCACAGGCGAAGGCTGGGAGACGGACGGCGACATCTGA
- a CDS encoding sensor histidine kinase: protein MPYPAANSLRRQLLRRLAAPLSLLALMSGLIAYWLAWQYTQHVVDRSLADLATAISKQIQIAGPEAPITVPPLAQAMFSDPVEQLVYRISNGETEIAGDPKLPLQGTNVRRMHYAYVFETQHEGTAVRVAQVRVDQPTGNPVVIEVGQPVHHRFRIAAEFLVAIMMPLLLLLLAGWVIVWRVVNQQLNPLTDLADSLNRQTHTSLEPVDETFVPVEIRPLTGALNGLLDRLKSALDAQRKFIADAAHQLRTPLTAIKLHAEQAAIARDPQQTLAAVKELRAAADRAVRLSNQLLSLARAEPGEQAARFVNLDVASLAFDTGAEWVPRALAVHVDLGFQRLDDPSNDHPLIARGNPVLLREVIANLLDNALKYVPPSRMNGARITMTVAQSVVDGIPMAEVTVEDNGPGVPHKQQPDLFKRFFRGDGQGLSDGTVDGGAGLGLAIVHDIMALHHGSVHYEDAADGGARFIVRLPVAAGAVLRAPEPQRETKKPAHHAPVDP from the coding sequence ATGCCCTATCCCGCCGCGAATAGCCTGCGCCGCCAGTTGTTGCGCCGGCTCGCCGCTCCCCTTTCGCTGCTCGCGCTGATGAGCGGCCTCATCGCGTACTGGCTCGCGTGGCAATACACGCAGCATGTCGTCGACCGTTCGCTCGCCGACCTCGCCACGGCCATTTCGAAGCAGATCCAGATTGCCGGCCCCGAGGCGCCGATCACCGTGCCGCCGCTCGCGCAGGCGATGTTCTCGGATCCCGTCGAACAACTGGTGTATCGGATCAGCAATGGCGAAACAGAAATTGCCGGCGATCCGAAGCTGCCGCTGCAAGGCACCAACGTGCGGCGCATGCACTACGCGTACGTGTTCGAGACGCAGCATGAAGGCACAGCCGTGCGGGTCGCGCAGGTTCGCGTCGATCAGCCGACGGGCAATCCCGTCGTTATCGAAGTCGGCCAGCCGGTGCATCACCGCTTCCGTATCGCCGCCGAATTTCTGGTTGCGATCATGATGCCGCTGCTGCTGTTGCTGCTCGCGGGCTGGGTGATCGTGTGGCGCGTCGTGAACCAGCAGTTGAACCCGCTGACCGATCTCGCCGATTCGCTGAACCGCCAGACGCACACGTCGCTGGAACCCGTCGACGAAACCTTCGTCCCCGTTGAAATCCGTCCGCTGACGGGCGCGCTGAACGGTTTGCTCGACCGGCTGAAATCCGCGCTCGACGCGCAGCGCAAATTCATCGCCGACGCTGCGCATCAGCTGCGCACACCGCTCACTGCGATCAAGCTGCACGCGGAACAGGCAGCCATTGCGCGCGATCCGCAACAGACGCTCGCCGCCGTCAAGGAACTGCGTGCGGCTGCCGATCGCGCGGTGCGTCTGTCGAACCAGCTGCTGTCGCTGGCGCGTGCTGAGCCGGGTGAACAAGCCGCGCGTTTTGTGAATCTGGACGTCGCATCGCTCGCTTTCGATACTGGCGCCGAGTGGGTGCCGCGCGCGCTTGCCGTGCATGTGGATCTCGGATTCCAGCGGCTCGACGATCCGTCGAACGATCACCCGTTGATTGCGCGCGGCAACCCTGTGTTGTTGCGCGAAGTGATCGCGAACCTGCTCGACAATGCGCTGAAATACGTGCCGCCGTCACGGATGAACGGCGCGCGGATCACGATGACAGTCGCGCAATCGGTCGTCGATGGCATTCCGATGGCGGAAGTCACCGTCGAGGACAACGGCCCCGGCGTGCCTCACAAGCAGCAACCCGATCTGTTCAAACGCTTCTTCCGCGGCGACGGCCAGGGACTGAGCGACGGCACCGTCGACGGTGGCGCGGGTCTCGGCCTTGCGATCGTGCACGACATCATGGCGCTGCATCACGGCAGCGTGCATTACGAAGATGCCGCTGATGGCGGCGCACGCTTTATCGTGAGGCTTCCCGTTGCGGCGGGCGCCGTGCTGCGCGCGCCGGAACCGCAGCGTGAAACAAAAAAACCGGCGCATCATGCGCCGGTCGATCCCTGA
- a CDS encoding NADH:flavin oxidoreductase/NADH oxidase translates to MSALFTPLTLRSVTLPNRIVVSPMCQYSAERGEATAWHMIHLGHLALSGAGMLCIEATAVEPDGRITPADLGLWDDATEEALKPVLAAIRKHSKVHVAMQLSHAGRKASSNVPWEGGQLIPVADGGWLPHAPSALPHKAGEEPPLALDNAGLNRIREAFAASARRAARLGIDALEVHAAHGYLLHQFLSPLANQRSDEYGGSRENRMRFPLEIFDIVRAAFPADKPVGVRVSAIDWVDGGITIEDTIAFAQELKKRGCDWVDVSSGGVSPLQKIPLEPGYQVPFAKAVKEATGMTTMAVGLITDPEHANRLIEEGDADLIAMARAMLYDPRWPWHAAAQLGATVDAPPQYWRSQPREQKALFGDISFGQR, encoded by the coding sequence ATGAGCGCACTTTTCACTCCGCTCACGCTGCGTAGCGTGACGCTGCCGAACCGCATTGTCGTGTCACCGATGTGTCAATACTCTGCCGAACGCGGCGAAGCGACGGCATGGCACATGATCCATCTCGGCCATCTTGCGCTGTCGGGCGCGGGCATGCTGTGCATCGAGGCGACGGCCGTCGAGCCCGATGGCCGCATCACGCCTGCCGACCTCGGCCTGTGGGACGACGCGACGGAAGAAGCCCTGAAGCCTGTGCTCGCCGCGATCCGCAAGCACTCGAAAGTGCACGTCGCGATGCAGCTCTCGCACGCGGGGCGCAAGGCTTCGAGTAACGTGCCGTGGGAAGGCGGGCAACTGATTCCCGTCGCCGACGGCGGCTGGCTGCCGCATGCGCCGTCCGCGTTGCCGCACAAGGCCGGAGAGGAGCCGCCGCTCGCGCTGGACAACGCGGGTCTCAACCGCATCCGCGAGGCGTTCGCAGCGTCGGCGCGGCGTGCTGCGCGTCTGGGCATCGATGCACTCGAAGTGCATGCCGCACACGGTTATCTGCTGCATCAGTTCCTGTCGCCGCTTGCGAACCAGCGCAGCGACGAATACGGCGGCTCGCGCGAAAATCGTATGCGTTTTCCGCTCGAAATCTTCGACATCGTGCGCGCCGCATTCCCCGCCGACAAACCCGTCGGCGTGCGCGTCTCGGCAATCGACTGGGTGGATGGCGGCATCACGATCGAAGACACGATCGCGTTCGCGCAAGAGTTGAAGAAGCGCGGCTGCGACTGGGTCGATGTGTCGTCGGGTGGCGTGTCGCCGTTGCAGAAGATCCCGCTCGAACCCGGCTATCAGGTGCCGTTCGCAAAGGCAGTGAAGGAAGCGACAGGCATGACGACGATGGCCGTTGGCCTGATCACGGACCCCGAGCACGCGAACCGGCTGATCGAAGAGGGCGACGCGGATCTCATCGCGATGGCCCGCGCGATGCTCTACGATCCGCGCTGGCCGTGGCACGCGGCCGCGCAACTCGGCGCGACGGTGGACGCTCCGCCGCAATACTGGCGCTCGCAACCGCGCGAACAGAAGGCGCTGTTCGGCGATATTTCCTTCGGTCAGCGCTGA
- a CDS encoding DUF3717 domain-containing protein, with protein MSDITIYELEAAINFWRSRSPSSGDELVLCKEASALSKPYALMIVQRQTVLPQEGMDEIARAAWDSYVSLKNRLKK; from the coding sequence ATGTCCGATATTACGATCTACGAACTGGAAGCCGCGATCAATTTCTGGCGTTCCCGCTCGCCTTCGAGCGGTGACGAACTCGTTCTGTGCAAGGAGGCAAGCGCGCTCTCCAAGCCGTATGCGCTGATGATTGTACAGCGACAGACCGTGCTGCCGCAGGAAGGAATGGACGAGATTGCCCGCGCCGCGTGGGATTCTTACGTGTCCCTTAAGAATCGCCTAAAGAAGTGA